The following are encoded together in the Zingiber officinale cultivar Zhangliang chromosome 8A, Zo_v1.1, whole genome shotgun sequence genome:
- the LOC122009687 gene encoding beta-glucosidase 26-like, whose protein sequence is MDFQRSPFCFSSFIVFFLLLSFEPSQASNAGHGLSRESFPKGFVFGTAASAYQVEGMALKGGRGPSIWDAFVRIPNTIAGNATADVTVDEYHRYKEDVDIMKDFNFDAYRFSISWSRIFPNGTGKVNWEGVDYYNRLIDYLIQQGITPYANLYHYDLPLALNEEYLGWLSPKIVDAFADYADFCFERFGDRVKNWFTFNEPRCIAALGYDDGLHAPGRCTGCKAGGNSTIEPYIAAHNLILSHATAVKRYREKYQKEQKGMIGILLDFVWYEPYTYSVQDKAAAQRARDFHIGWFLHPLTYGYYPESMQVIVKERLPKFNEEQVEMVKGSYDYVGVNQYTSFYMKDAGVVDPKPVSYQADWHVEYKYDRDGVPIGPLANSYWLYIVPWGIYKAVTYVKETYHNPVIILAENGMDQPGNATLPEVLQDTTRVNYFKSYITNLKRAMDDGATVIGYFAWSLLDNFEWALGYTSRFGIVYVDFKNKKRFPKNSAYWFKKILQRKSD, encoded by the exons ATGGATTTCCAGAGATCCCCATTTTGCTTCTCTTCCTTCATCGTCTTCTTCCTTTTACTCTCTTTCGAGCCAAGTCAGGCTTCCAATGCCGGTCACGGTCTCAGCCGCGAGTCCTTCCCGAAGGGATTCGTGTTTGGGACAGCAGCATCTGCTTACCAAGTGGAAGGGATGGCGCTCAAAGGAGGCAGAGGACCCAGTATTTGGGACGCATTCGTTAGAATCCCAA ATACAATCGCTGGCAACGCTACTGCTGATGTTACAGTTGATGAGTATCATCGTTACAAG GAAGATGTTGATATCATGAAAGATTTCAATTTCGATGCGTATCGATTCTCAATTTCTTGGAGTAGAATATTTCCAA ATGGAACGGGTAAAGTCAATTGGGAAGGTGTAGATTATTACAATAGGCTAATTGATTACTTGATACAACAAG GCATTACTCCATATGCAAATCTTTATCACTACGATCTTCCTTTGGCTCTTAATGAGGAGTACTTGGGTTGGTTAAGCCCGAAGATTGT GGATGCATTTGCGGACTATGCCGATTTTTGTTTTGAGAGATTTGGTGATAGAGTCAAGAATTGGTTCACCTTTAATGAACCTAGGTGTATAGCGGCTCTTGGGTATGATGATGGTCTTCATGCCCCAGGGAGATGTACTGGTTGTAAAGCTGGGGGAAACTCGACCATTGAGCCTTATATTGCGGCACATAATCTTATCCTATCTCATGCAACTGCAGTGAAAAGATATCGTGAAAAATATCAA AAAGAACAAAAAGGCATGATTGGAATCCTTTTGGATTTTGTATGGTATGAACCTTATACTTACTCAGTGCAAGATAAAGCCGCAGCTCAAAGAGCTAGGGATTTCCACATTGGATG GTTCCTTCACCCTCTAACTTATGGATACTATCCAGAATCAATGCAAGTCATTGTCAAAGAAAGACTTCCTAAATTTAATGAAGAACAAGTGGAAATGGTGAAAGGTTCATACGATTATGTGGGGGTCAATCAATATACATCTTTTTATATGAAGGATGCCGGAGTAGTTGATCCGAAGCCTGTTAGCTATCAAGCTGACTGGCATGTCGAATACAAAT ACGATCGAGATGGTGTGCCAATTGGTCCCCTG gcTAATTCGTATTGGCTCTACATAGTTCCATGGGGAATCTACAAAGCCGTGACCTATGTGAAGGAAACTTACCACAATCCCGTCATCATTCTAGCCGAGAATG GAATGGATCAGCCAGGAAATGCCACTCTTCCAGAAGTTTTGCAAGATACAACGAGAGTTAACTACTTCAAGAGTTATATAACTAACTTAAAGAGGGCTATGGATGACGGCGCTACGGTGATAGGATATTTTGCATGGTCTCTTCTCGACAATTTTGAATGGGCGTTGGGCTACACATCGAGATTTGGTATAGTATATGTAGATTTCAAGAACAAGAAGCGGTTCCCCAAGAATTCAGCTTATTGGttcaaaaaaattctacaaagaaAGTCGGATTAA